The following are encoded in a window of Streptomyces sp. Go-475 genomic DNA:
- a CDS encoding vanadium-dependent haloperoxidase, with amino-acid sequence MRNRRAWSATRTVVAGLACGVLALALPGAHASTGPGPTERAAPGEERTGRGDRNASVVTEWMRTADDTIDAEARTGPPESFIWQAYVSTAVYNAVVGVEGRFTPYKWDGRAHRPASSAAAAASAAHHVLRHHFPGAAPRLDAALADTLATVPDGEAEEEGVAFGKRAAAHIVALRRDDGRGASVPFPAPPSPGVWRPTPPGHQPFASAWMGRVRPLLLDSPGQFRPGPPPPLRSARYARDLHEVAAYGGRTGSHRTPEQTDIARYFVALDLQGALGDHAARHGFGIAETARLYAAANTAQADAVIAAWDAKLHHGTWRPVTAIREADTDGNPATRPDRHWEPLLNTPAHPDYLSGHATMGGALMRMLTGILGTSRVDLRIRSVTTGATRHYHYADAYERDVVDARVWGGIHTRTADEAGAATGRRLAAWALRKYFRPLS; translated from the coding sequence GTGCGGAATCGACGCGCCTGGTCCGCGACGCGGACGGTGGTGGCGGGCCTGGCCTGCGGGGTGCTCGCGCTCGCCCTGCCGGGCGCCCACGCCAGCACCGGCCCGGGACCCACCGAGCGCGCGGCGCCCGGGGAGGAGCGCACCGGCCGGGGCGACCGGAACGCCTCGGTCGTCACCGAGTGGATGCGCACGGCCGATGACACCATCGACGCCGAGGCCCGCACGGGCCCACCCGAGTCGTTCATCTGGCAGGCGTACGTCTCCACCGCCGTCTACAACGCCGTCGTCGGCGTAGAGGGCCGCTTCACCCCGTACAAGTGGGACGGGCGGGCGCACCGCCCGGCCTCGTCGGCGGCCGCCGCCGCCTCGGCGGCGCACCACGTGCTGCGCCACCACTTCCCCGGCGCCGCGCCCCGGCTGGACGCCGCCCTGGCCGACACCCTCGCGACCGTCCCCGACGGCGAGGCCGAGGAGGAGGGCGTCGCGTTCGGGAAACGCGCCGCCGCCCACATCGTCGCACTCCGCCGGGACGACGGCCGCGGCGCGTCCGTGCCCTTCCCCGCGCCCCCGAGCCCCGGCGTGTGGCGGCCCACCCCGCCCGGACACCAGCCCTTCGCCAGTGCCTGGATGGGCCGGGTCCGTCCGCTGCTGCTGGACTCCCCCGGCCAGTTCCGCCCCGGCCCGCCGCCTCCGCTCCGCTCCGCTCGGTACGCCAGAGACCTCCACGAAGTGGCGGCCTACGGAGGCCGCACCGGCTCGCACCGCACCCCCGAACAGACGGACATCGCCCGGTACTTCGTCGCGCTGGACCTGCAAGGCGCCCTCGGCGACCACGCGGCCCGGCACGGCTTCGGCATCGCCGAGACGGCGCGGCTGTACGCGGCGGCCAACACGGCCCAGGCGGACGCCGTCATCGCCGCCTGGGACGCCAAGCTCCACCACGGCACCTGGCGGCCCGTCACCGCCATCCGGGAGGCGGACACCGACGGCAACCCGGCGACCCGGCCGGACCGGCACTGGGAACCGCTGCTCAACACCCCGGCCCACCCCGACTACCTCAGCGGCCACGCCACCATGGGCGGCGCGCTGATGCGCATGCTGACCGGGATCCTCGGCACCTCCCGCGTCGACCTGCGCATCCGCTCGGTCACCACCGGCGCGACCCGCCACTACCACTACGCCGACGCGTACGAACGGGACGTCGTCGACGCCCGGGTCTGGGGCGGCATCCACACCCGGACGGCCGACGAGGCGGGCGCCGCCACCGGCCGGCGGCTCGCGGCCTGGGCGCTGCGGAAGTACTTCCGGCCGCTCTCCTGA
- a CDS encoding helix-turn-helix domain-containing protein: MTSEHRGDYEELVDEISELLGAPATLENRDFELIAFGAYDSEGDLDPSALDPVRTRSILTRRSTAAVRAWFEGFGITRATGPVRIPPTPEAGVYRGRICLPVRHRGVVHGYVWLLDDDPGPSERQLSAAMRVTARIGALLADEAQHGADLSRELRAVLTAERGWQSDMAIAELRTALGPRADGPHTVVCVAPWPSADPDDAPSVRGMPGATALCTLPWGATAQCVAVLIRLRSPDVLTPATTAAGRLLERARGGTGQGEPSAPGGAAAAGATSSGGASADGTTTSGRTSADGATASGRTPAGGPTTSAKTPAGGPTTSAKTPAGGPTTSAKTPAGGPTTSAKTPAGGPTTSAKTPAGGPTTSAKTPAGGPTTSAKTPAGGPTTSAKTPAGGPTTSAKTPAGGPTTSAKTPAGGPTTSARTPAGGPTTSARTGGPTTPGRTPTPGGSSAAGATTAGGASAGIATPRSGLAELGVSWWEASAAARAALAEPRLGPVARWASIGPFRLLTALPPEVARDPVARTLLAPVHRELARTAEVYLDCAGQAARAAAELGIHRQTLYYRLSRIEKLTGLDLDDGEDRLLLHMTLKGARLTPGDAMGPSG, translated from the coding sequence ATGACGTCGGAACACAGGGGCGACTACGAGGAGCTGGTCGACGAGATCTCGGAGCTGCTCGGCGCGCCCGCGACGCTGGAGAACCGGGACTTCGAGCTGATCGCCTTCGGCGCGTACGACAGCGAGGGCGACCTCGATCCGTCGGCCCTGGACCCGGTGCGCACCCGCTCGATCCTCACCCGCCGCTCGACGGCGGCCGTGCGGGCCTGGTTCGAGGGCTTCGGCATCACGCGGGCGACGGGCCCGGTCCGTATCCCGCCGACCCCGGAGGCCGGGGTCTACCGGGGCCGGATCTGCCTCCCCGTCCGCCACCGGGGCGTGGTCCACGGCTACGTCTGGCTGCTCGACGACGATCCCGGCCCGAGCGAGCGGCAGCTGTCCGCCGCGATGCGGGTCACGGCCCGGATCGGCGCCCTGCTCGCGGACGAGGCCCAGCACGGCGCCGACCTCAGCCGCGAGCTGCGGGCGGTGCTCACCGCCGAGCGCGGCTGGCAGAGCGACATGGCCATCGCCGAGCTCCGCACGGCCCTCGGCCCGCGCGCCGACGGCCCGCACACCGTGGTGTGCGTCGCGCCCTGGCCGTCGGCCGACCCCGACGACGCCCCGTCGGTCCGCGGCATGCCGGGCGCGACCGCCCTGTGCACGCTGCCGTGGGGGGCGACGGCCCAGTGCGTGGCCGTACTGATCCGGCTGCGCTCCCCGGACGTCCTGACCCCGGCGACGACGGCGGCCGGCCGCCTGCTGGAGCGGGCGCGCGGGGGGACGGGGCAGGGCGAGCCCTCGGCCCCGGGCGGAGCCGCCGCGGCCGGCGCCACCAGTTCCGGCGGAGCTTCGGCGGACGGCACCACCACTTCGGGCAGAACCTCGGCGGATGGTGCCACCGCTTCGGGCAGAACCCCGGCGGGCGGCCCCACCACCTCGGCCAAAACCCCGGCAGGCGGCCCCACCACCTCGGCCAAAACCCCGGCAGGCGGCCCCACCACCTCGGCCAAAACCCCGGCAGGCGGCCCCACCACCTCGGCCAAAACCCCGGCAGGCGGCCCCACCACCTCGGCCAAAACCCCGGCAGGCGGCCCCACCACCTCGGCCAAAACCCCGGCAGGCGGCCCCACCACCTCGGCCAAAACCCCGGCAGGCGGCCCCACCACCTCGGCCAAAACCCCGGCAGGCGGCCCCACCACCTCGGCCAAAACCCCGGCAGGCGGCCCCACAACCTCGGCCAAAACCCCGGCAGGCGGCCCCACCACCTCGGCCAGAACCCCGGCAGGCGGCCCCACCACCTCGGCCAGAACCGGTGGCCCCACCACTCCCGGCAGAACCCCCACCCCCGGCGGCTCCTCGGCGGCCGGCGCCACCACCGCAGGCGGCGCCTCCGCCGGTATCGCCACCCCCCGCTCCGGCCTCGCCGAGCTCGGTGTCTCCTGGTGGGAGGCGTCGGCGGCGGCGCGGGCGGCGCTGGCCGAGCCGAGGCTGGGGCCGGTGGCGCGATGGGCGTCGATCGGGCCGTTCCGCCTGCTCACCGCGCTGCCCCCGGAGGTCGCCCGCGACCCCGTCGCCCGGACCCTGCTCGCCCCGGTCCACCGGGAACTCGCCCGCACCGCCGAGGTCTACCTCGACTGCGCCGGCCAGGCCGCCCGGGCCGCCGCCGAGCTGGGCATCCACCGCCAGACCCTCTACTACCGCCTCTCCCGCATCGAGAAGCTCACGGGGCTGGACCTGGACGACGGCGAGGACCGGCTGCTGCTGCACATGACGCTGAAGGGAGCCCGCCTCACCCCCGGTGACGCCATGGGGCCGTCCGGGTGA
- a CDS encoding proline dehydrogenase family protein, whose translation MLGPVILAASRSDRMRRLISAAPVTKQVVDRFIPGEDVDDIVPVVRDLADRGLELTMDVVGEDITHPAQAAAARDAYLELVDRLKPLELGTRAEMSVKLSMFGQALEDGHELALKNVRPVVEAAAEIGTTVTLDAEDHTTLDSMFAIHEELRKDFPQTGCVIQAYLFRTEADARRLSASGSRVRLVKGAYKEPASVAYQDKHEIDRAYVRILRALMEGEGYPMIGSHDPRLIAIAQELAHRAGRKPGDYEFQMLYGIRAEEHLRLAAEGHRMRVYTAYGTDWYGYFMRRLAEKPANLRFFARSMITKG comes from the coding sequence GTGCTGGGTCCCGTGATTCTCGCCGCGTCACGCAGCGACCGGATGCGACGCCTGATCTCGGCCGCCCCGGTGACCAAGCAGGTCGTCGACCGCTTCATCCCGGGCGAGGACGTCGACGACATCGTCCCGGTCGTCCGGGACCTCGCCGACCGGGGCCTGGAGCTGACGATGGACGTCGTCGGCGAGGACATCACCCACCCCGCGCAGGCCGCCGCCGCCCGCGACGCCTACCTGGAGCTGGTCGACCGCCTCAAGCCGCTGGAGCTCGGCACCCGCGCCGAGATGTCGGTGAAGCTGTCGATGTTCGGGCAGGCGCTGGAGGACGGCCACGAGCTGGCCCTGAAGAACGTCCGCCCGGTCGTCGAGGCCGCGGCCGAGATCGGCACCACGGTCACCCTGGACGCGGAGGACCACACGACGCTGGACTCGATGTTCGCCATCCACGAGGAGCTGCGGAAGGACTTCCCGCAGACCGGCTGCGTCATCCAGGCGTACCTCTTCCGTACCGAGGCCGACGCCCGCCGCCTGTCCGCGAGCGGCAGCCGGGTCCGCCTGGTCAAGGGCGCGTACAAGGAGCCCGCCTCGGTCGCGTACCAGGACAAGCACGAGATCGATCGGGCATACGTTCGTATCCTCCGGGCGTTGATGGAGGGGGAGGGGTACCCGATGATCGGGTCCCACGACCCGCGCCTGATCGCCATCGCCCAGGAGCTCGCCCACCGCGCCGGACGAAAGCCCGGCGACTACGAGTTCCAGATGCTCTACGGCATCCGCGCCGAGGAGCACCTGCGGCTGGCCGCCGAGGGCCACCGGATGCGCGTGTACACCGCGTACGGCACCGACTGGTACGGCTACTTCATGCGCCGACTCGCGGAGAAGCCGGCGAACCTGCGCTTCTTCGCCCGCAGCATGATCACCAAGGGCTGA
- the pruA gene encoding L-glutamate gamma-semialdehyde dehydrogenase → MDAVTQVPTPVNEPVHGYAPGSPERARLEAKLKELADNPIDLPCTIGGEQRMGGGEAFQVVQPHNHKAVLGTYRNATQQDAQDAIDAALAAAPAWRAMSFDDRAAIILRAAELLSGPWRETLAASTMLGQSKTAQQAEIDTPCELIDFWRFNVSYARKLLAEQPPANAPGVWNRLDHRPLEGFVYAITPFNFTAIAGNLPTAPALMGNVVVWKPSPTQTHAAVLLMRLLEEAGLPKGVINLVTGDGIEVSKVALEHRDLAGIHFTGSTKTFQYLWKTVGNNIEKYRTYPRLVGETGGKDFLVAHPSADPAILKTALTRGAFEYQGQKCSATSRAYIPASIWNSGFKEEFAAEVDGIKMGDVTDLSNFIGAVIDERAFAKNKAAIDRAKEDPSCTIVAGGTYDDSEGYFVRPTVIECTDPGNEVFRTEYFGPIVAVHVYEDDQYDAMLTQMESVSDYALTGSVIANDRAAAAYTADKLRYAAGNFYINDKSTGAVVGQQPFGGGRASGTNDKAGAPQNLMRWTLTRAIKETLVPPTDYTYPHMG, encoded by the coding sequence ATGGACGCTGTGACCCAGGTCCCCACCCCCGTCAACGAGCCGGTGCACGGCTACGCCCCCGGCTCGCCCGAGCGGGCCCGGCTGGAGGCCAAGCTGAAGGAGCTGGCCGACAACCCGATCGACCTGCCCTGCACCATCGGCGGCGAGCAGCGGATGGGCGGCGGCGAGGCCTTCCAGGTCGTCCAGCCGCACAACCACAAGGCCGTGCTCGGCACGTACCGCAACGCCACGCAGCAGGACGCCCAGGACGCCATCGACGCGGCCCTCGCCGCCGCCCCGGCCTGGCGCGCGATGTCCTTCGACGACCGCGCGGCGATCATCCTGCGCGCCGCCGAGCTGCTGTCCGGCCCCTGGCGCGAGACGCTCGCCGCCTCCACCATGCTCGGCCAGTCCAAGACCGCCCAGCAGGCCGAGATCGACACGCCCTGCGAGCTGATCGACTTCTGGCGGTTCAACGTCTCCTACGCCCGCAAGCTGCTCGCCGAGCAGCCCCCGGCGAACGCCCCGGGCGTGTGGAACCGGCTGGACCACCGCCCGCTGGAGGGCTTCGTCTACGCGATCACGCCCTTCAACTTCACGGCGATCGCGGGCAACCTGCCGACGGCCCCGGCCCTGATGGGCAACGTCGTCGTCTGGAAGCCGTCGCCGACGCAGACCCACGCCGCCGTTCTGCTGATGCGGCTGCTGGAGGAGGCCGGCCTGCCCAAGGGCGTCATCAACCTCGTCACCGGCGACGGCATCGAGGTCTCCAAGGTCGCCCTGGAGCACCGGGACCTCGCCGGCATCCACTTCACCGGCTCGACCAAGACCTTCCAGTACCTGTGGAAGACGGTCGGCAACAACATCGAGAAGTACCGCACCTACCCGCGCCTGGTCGGCGAGACCGGCGGCAAGGACTTCCTCGTCGCCCACCCCTCGGCCGACCCGGCGATCCTGAAGACCGCCCTGACCCGGGGCGCCTTCGAGTACCAGGGCCAGAAGTGCAGCGCCACCTCCCGGGCCTACATCCCCGCCTCGATCTGGAACTCCGGCTTCAAGGAGGAGTTCGCCGCCGAGGTCGACGGCATCAAGATGGGTGACGTCACGGACCTGTCGAACTTCATCGGCGCCGTCATCGACGAGCGGGCCTTCGCCAAGAACAAGGCCGCCATCGACCGCGCCAAGGAGGACCCCTCCTGCACGATCGTCGCGGGCGGCACCTACGACGACTCCGAGGGGTACTTCGTCCGCCCGACCGTCATCGAGTGCACCGACCCCGGCAACGAGGTCTTCCGCACCGAGTACTTCGGCCCGATCGTCGCCGTGCACGTCTACGAGGACGACCAGTACGACGCGATGCTGACCCAGATGGAGTCCGTCTCCGACTACGCCCTGACCGGCTCGGTCATCGCCAACGACCGCGCCGCGGCGGCGTACACGGCGGACAAGCTGCGCTACGCGGCCGGCAACTTCTACATCAACGACAAGTCGACCGGCGCCGTCGTCGGCCAGCAGCCCTTCGGCGGCGGCCGGGCCTCCGGCACCAACGACAAGGCCGGCGCCCCGCAGAACCTGATGCGCTGGACCCTGACCCGCGCCATCAAGGAGACGCTGGTCCCGCCGACCGACTACACGTACCCGCACATGGGCTGA
- a CDS encoding NADP-dependent oxidoreductase, translated as MTTAEPRAQVITQHRFGGPDVLEIEERPRPEPGPGEVLLRVHAAGVNPADRLARSGAAPLFGEPPFTLGQDVSGEIEEVGAGVTRFRPGDEVFGRIDGGGHATHVTAPAGHFAAKPAGLDHAHAAAAPTAALTAWHALIDIARVGPGSRVLVRAAAGGAGHVAVQLAKAEGAHVVGVARAEDHDFLRDLGADELVDDTAGDVTESVHDIDAALDLVGGDQALPTLDTLRPDGILLCAVPEDLGLAPEDAEARGLRFALVRTGPSGDLLERTTPLLADRRVRVHVTTTLPLAEAAKAHELGEEGHARGGIVLVPHP; from the coding sequence ATGACGACGGCAGAGCCGCGCGCACAGGTGATCACCCAGCACCGCTTCGGCGGCCCGGACGTCCTGGAGATCGAGGAGCGGCCACGGCCCGAGCCCGGCCCCGGCGAGGTGCTGCTCCGGGTGCACGCGGCCGGGGTCAACCCGGCGGACCGGCTGGCCCGTTCCGGGGCCGCCCCGCTGTTCGGGGAGCCGCCGTTCACGCTCGGGCAGGACGTGTCGGGGGAGATCGAGGAGGTGGGGGCCGGGGTCACCCGCTTCCGGCCCGGGGACGAGGTGTTCGGCCGGATCGACGGCGGCGGCCACGCCACGCACGTGACCGCGCCGGCCGGCCACTTCGCGGCGAAACCCGCCGGTCTCGACCACGCCCACGCGGCCGCCGCCCCGACGGCCGCGCTCACCGCCTGGCACGCGCTGATCGACATCGCCCGGGTCGGGCCGGGCAGCCGCGTGCTGGTCCGCGCGGCGGCCGGCGGGGCCGGGCACGTGGCGGTGCAGCTGGCCAAGGCGGAGGGCGCCCACGTCGTGGGCGTGGCACGCGCCGAGGACCACGACTTCCTGCGGGACCTGGGAGCCGACGAACTCGTCGACGACACGGCCGGCGACGTCACGGAGTCCGTCCACGACATCGACGCCGCCCTCGACCTGGTCGGCGGCGACCAGGCCCTGCCCACCCTCGACACCCTGCGCCCGGACGGCATCCTGCTCTGCGCCGTCCCCGAGGACCTGGGCCTCGCCCCCGAGGACGCGGAGGCCCGGGGCCTGCGCTTCGCCCTCGTCCGCACCGGCCCGTCGGGCGACCTGTTGGAGAGGACCACCCCGCTCCTGGCCGACCGCCGCGTCCGCGTCCACGTGACGACGACCCTGCCGCTGGCGGAGGCCGCCAAGGCCCACGAACTGGGCGAGGAAGGCCACGCCCGGGGCGGGATCGTGCTGGTGCCGCACCCCTGA
- a CDS encoding GNAT family N-acetyltransferase gives MTIRLRTVHTADLAPAELGAVRALLDAAFDGDFGDDDWDHGLGGLHALAYDAAGLAAHGAVVMRRVRHRGRWLRTGYVENVAVRADARRTGLGGRVMAELERVVDRAYDLGALSASDDGARLYTARGWRPWPGEVHALRPDDGIVRLPEEEGSTYVRAALAGPLDPARELLFDWRDGDVL, from the coding sequence ATGACCATCCGCCTGCGCACCGTCCACACCGCCGACCTCGCCCCCGCCGAACTCGGCGCCGTACGGGCCCTGCTGGACGCCGCCTTCGACGGCGACTTCGGCGACGACGACTGGGACCACGGCCTCGGCGGCCTGCACGCCCTCGCCTACGACGCCGCCGGGCTCGCCGCCCACGGGGCCGTCGTGATGCGCCGGGTGCGGCACCGCGGCCGGTGGCTGCGCACCGGGTACGTCGAGAACGTCGCCGTGCGCGCCGACGCCCGCCGCACCGGCCTCGGCGGGCGGGTCATGGCCGAGCTGGAACGCGTCGTCGACCGCGCCTACGACCTCGGCGCGCTCTCCGCCAGCGACGACGGCGCCCGCCTCTACACCGCCCGCGGCTGGCGGCCGTGGCCGGGCGAGGTGCACGCCCTCAGGCCGGACGACGGCATCGTGCGCCTGCCGGAGGAGGAGGGCAGCACCTACGTCCGCGCCGCCCTCGCCGGCCCCCTCGACCCCGCGCGCGAACTGCTCTTCGACTGGCGGGACGGTGATGTGCTCTAG
- a CDS encoding metallophosphoesterase family protein — MEIPHFGIPPELARRMSMAEQHEYLRTRLSRRRTLVTAGAVASGLLTGCGSGSGQGGATTTRSPSPSTSKAPGSFITPFGRHLAFGADPKTQLRISWQVPLAVRKPYVRVGLRPDDLGRRIEAELRDLHTPELKGVRAAVDQYYLHAALDGLRPGTTYYYGVGHEGFDPASPEHRSTITSFRTAPARPPERFVFTAFGDQGVGEEAALNDRALLRRKPAFHLHAGDICYADPTGKGKESDVFDASQWDRFLKQTEPVARSVPWMVTTGNHDMEAWYSPDGYGGQLARFSLPDSGFDARTAPGVYAFTYGNVGVVALDANDVSYEIPANYGYTEGRQTKWLDRKLEELRSSKDVDFIVVFFHHCAYSTSTHASDGGVRAEWLPLFARHQVDLVINGHNHVYERTDAIRNGEVGRPVPVGGTTDPRRDGIVYVTAGGGGKELYGFPDGVKESYEGNTADRESVATFRWTKSRDTRAESVEWSRVRYRGFSFLSVEAVSGAAPRLEVSALASSGERIDHFEVRRGA; from the coding sequence ATGGAGATCCCCCACTTCGGCATCCCGCCCGAGCTCGCCCGCCGGATGAGCATGGCCGAGCAGCACGAGTACCTGCGCACCCGGCTGTCGCGGCGGCGCACGCTGGTGACCGCGGGCGCGGTGGCGAGCGGCCTGCTGACCGGCTGCGGCTCGGGCTCGGGGCAGGGCGGCGCCACGACGACCCGGAGCCCGTCGCCGAGCACGTCGAAGGCCCCCGGCTCCTTCATCACGCCGTTCGGCCGTCATCTCGCCTTCGGAGCCGACCCGAAGACGCAGCTGCGGATCTCCTGGCAGGTTCCGCTCGCGGTGCGCAAGCCCTACGTCCGGGTCGGCCTGCGCCCCGACGACCTCGGCCGCAGGATCGAGGCGGAGCTGCGCGACCTGCACACCCCGGAGCTGAAGGGCGTGCGGGCGGCGGTCGACCAGTACTACCTGCACGCGGCGCTGGACGGCCTGCGCCCCGGCACGACGTACTACTACGGCGTCGGCCACGAGGGCTTCGACCCGGCCTCCCCGGAACACCGGTCGACCATCACGTCCTTCCGCACGGCACCCGCGCGTCCGCCCGAGCGGTTCGTGTTCACCGCGTTCGGCGACCAGGGCGTGGGCGAGGAGGCGGCCCTCAACGACCGTGCGCTGCTGCGCCGGAAACCCGCCTTCCATCTCCACGCGGGGGACATCTGCTACGCCGACCCGACCGGCAAGGGCAAGGAGTCGGACGTCTTCGACGCGAGCCAGTGGGACCGGTTCCTCAAGCAGACCGAGCCGGTGGCCCGGTCGGTGCCGTGGATGGTGACGACCGGCAACCACGACATGGAGGCCTGGTACTCGCCGGACGGCTACGGCGGTCAACTCGCCCGCTTCTCCCTGCCGGACAGCGGCTTCGACGCGCGCACGGCACCGGGCGTGTACGCCTTCACGTACGGCAACGTCGGCGTGGTCGCGCTGGACGCGAACGACGTGTCGTACGAGATCCCCGCCAACTACGGCTACACGGAGGGCCGTCAGACGAAGTGGCTGGACAGGAAGCTCGAAGAGCTGAGGTCCTCGAAGGACGTCGACTTCATCGTCGTCTTCTTCCACCACTGCGCGTACTCGACGTCGACGCACGCCTCCGACGGCGGGGTGCGCGCCGAGTGGCTGCCGCTGTTCGCCCGGCACCAGGTGGACCTGGTGATCAACGGGCACAACCACGTCTACGAGCGGACCGACGCCATCCGCAACGGCGAGGTGGGCAGGCCGGTACCGGTCGGCGGGACCACGGACCCGCGGCGGGACGGGATCGTCTACGTCACCGCGGGCGGCGGCGGCAAGGAGCTGTACGGCTTCCCGGACGGCGTGAAGGAGAGCTACGAGGGGAACACCGCCGACCGGGAGTCGGTCGCCACGTTCCGGTGGACCAAGTCCCGGGACACCAGGGCGGAGTCGGTCGAGTGGTCGCGGGTGCGCTACCGCGGTTTCTCGTTCCTCTCGGTGGAGGCGGTGAGCGGCGCCGCGCCGCGGCTGGAGGTGTCGGCGCTGGCGTCGAGCGGTGAGCGGATCGACCATTTCGAGGTGCGGCGCGGGGCGTGA
- a CDS encoding 3-isopropylmalate dehydrogenase, protein MSRSINLAVIPGDGIGQEVVAEGLKVLSAVLPQDVKLETKEYDFGARRYHATGETLTDADLDALKQHDAILLGAIGDPSVPSGVLERGFLLKLRFAFDHHVNLRPSKLLPGVDTPLKGAPAIDFVVVREGTEGPYTGNGGTIRKGTEHEVATEVSVNTAFGVERVVRDAFARAQARPRKKLALIHKNNVLTFAGHLWTNIFNKVAEEFPEVTTEYMHVDAATIYLVTQPERFDVIVTDNLFGDIVTDLAAAVSGGIGVAASGNINPSGEFPSMFEPVHGSAPDIAGQGKADPTATVLSVALLLRHLGYEAEAARIDEAVAADLSERTGKPARSTSEIGDALAVRVAG, encoded by the coding sequence ATGTCTCGCAGCATCAATCTCGCAGTGATCCCGGGTGACGGCATCGGCCAGGAGGTCGTGGCCGAAGGTCTCAAGGTCCTCTCCGCCGTCCTTCCGCAGGATGTGAAGCTGGAGACCAAGGAGTACGACTTCGGCGCCCGGCGCTACCACGCCACCGGGGAGACCCTCACCGACGCCGACCTCGACGCCCTGAAGCAGCACGACGCCATCCTGCTCGGCGCGATCGGCGACCCCTCCGTGCCGTCCGGCGTCCTGGAGCGCGGCTTCCTGCTCAAGCTCCGCTTCGCCTTCGACCACCACGTCAACCTGCGCCCGTCGAAGCTCCTGCCGGGCGTGGACACGCCCCTCAAGGGCGCGCCGGCCATCGACTTCGTCGTGGTCCGCGAGGGCACCGAGGGCCCGTACACCGGCAACGGCGGCACGATCCGCAAGGGCACCGAGCACGAGGTCGCCACCGAGGTCTCCGTGAACACGGCCTTCGGTGTCGAGCGCGTGGTCCGGGACGCCTTCGCCCGGGCCCAGGCCCGCCCGCGCAAGAAGCTGGCGCTGATCCACAAGAACAACGTGCTGACCTTCGCGGGTCACCTGTGGACGAACATCTTCAACAAGGTGGCCGAGGAGTTCCCCGAGGTCACCACCGAGTACATGCACGTCGACGCGGCGACCATCTACCTGGTCACCCAGCCCGAGCGCTTCGACGTCATCGTCACCGACAACCTCTTCGGCGACATCGTCACCGACCTCGCCGCGGCCGTCTCCGGCGGCATCGGCGTGGCGGCCTCCGGCAACATCAACCCGTCCGGAGAGTTCCCGTCCATGTTCGAGCCCGTGCACGGCTCGGCCCCGGACATCGCCGGCCAGGGCAAGGCCGACCCGACCGCCACCGTGCTGTCCGTCGCCCTGCTCCTGCGCCACCTCGGCTACGAGGCCGAGGCCGCCCGCATCGACGAGGCGGTCGCCGCCGACCTGTCGGAGCGCACCGGCAAGCCCGCCCGCTCCACCTCGGAGATCGGCGACGCGCTCGCCGTACGCGTAGCCGGCTGA